A stretch of the Uranotaenia lowii strain MFRU-FL chromosome 3, ASM2978415v1, whole genome shotgun sequence genome encodes the following:
- the LOC129754217 gene encoding katanin p60 ATPase-containing subunit A-like 1 isoform X3 — protein sequence MRRDESYRRITREKVVVRGNTTIRTLDSTVSFLPLLDSSQPSTSSFQHMARMMDTLILDNLAPFAFTKITTTHRPSRITATTSNLDRGGPGGGSGSGNGGGGGPGGGHGGPILIGGGGGGMKKATSTNNMAGHGGPSNGSTIRVNLQKNKIPTQEVHPNPRHAGISSNATSPPTSTDSRWISSLRRRDPELQPTLPSINNHSNHSTSTSSLTHQHSVGYTSSTNTPTDRRSSRNSGQKSSLRKSRSVERIRARKLATSKVKERTKKSSSEEGGGSDDQEVTSVEENSPQQQHSPVKRIDKSKIFSPIGYESHLVDTLEKDMLQKNPNVQWNDVAGLNEAKAILQEAVVLPVILPDFFRGIRRPWKGVLMVGPPGTGKTMLAKAVATECGTTFFNVSSSTLTSKYRGESEKLVRLLFEMARFYAPSTIFIDEIDSLCACRGSDSEHEASRRFKAELLIQMDGLNAANDEKIIMVLAATNHPWDIDEAFRRRFEKRVYIGLPNDNTRKALLELCLKGVNISTDLQTETIADQLCGYTGSDIANVCRDAAMMAMRRHISGLSPSEIKMIRREEVDLPVTAQDFQDAMAKTRKSVSANDVARYETWMDEYGSC from the exons CTCCCAGCCATCGACATCCAGCTTTCAGCACATGGCCCGAATGATGGATACGCTGATACTGGACAACCTAGCACCGTTTGCGTTCACCAAAATCACCACCACCCATCGGCCCTCGCGGATCACCGCCACGACCAGCAACCTGGACCGGGGTGGCCCTGGAGGCGGATCCGGTTCCGGCAATGGCGGAGGAGGTGGCCCAGGAGGAGGCCATGGTGGCCCCATTTTGATTGGGGGAGGAGGCGGCGGCATGAAGAAGGCAACCAGCACCAACAACATGGCCGGCCACGGGGGACCCTCCAATGGATCAACCATTCGCGTCAACCTGCAGAAGAACAAAATTCCGACCCAAG AAGTTCATCCAAACCCGCGCCATGCTGGCATCTCTTCCAACGCAACCTCGCCGCCGACGTCGACGGACTCACGCTGGATATCGTCGCTGCGACGGCGCGATCCGGAACTGCAACCCACGCTGCCTTCTATCAACAATCACTCCAACCATTCCACGAGTACCTCTTCGCTCACGCACCAGCACAGCGTCGGCTATACCAGCTCAACCAATACGCCAACCGATCGACGCAGCAGCCGAAACAGTGGCCAGAAATCGTCGCTGAGGAAGAGTCGCTCGGTTGAGCGTATTCGAGCCAGGAAACTTGCAACGTCGAAGGTGAAAGAACGAACCAAGAAGTCTTCCTCGGAAGAAGGTGGCGGATCGGATGATCAGGAGGTTACCTCGGTGGAGGAGAATTCTCCGCAGCAGCAGCATTCACCGGTAAAGAGAATCGACAAGTCTAAGATTTTCAGTCCGATCGGCTATGAGTCACATTTGGTGGATACGCTGGAGAAGGACATGCTTCAGAAGAATCCCAACGTACAGTGGAATGATGTAGCGGGATTGAACGAAGCGAAAGCTATCCTCCAGGAAGCGGTTGTGTTGCCGGTGATCTTGCCAGATTTCTTCCGGGGAATTCGTCGACCATGGAAGGGAGTTCTGATGGTGGGACCACCGGGAACTGGAAAGACTATGCTGGCTAAGGCAGTTGCAACCGAGTGCGGTACCACGTTCTTCAATGTTTCCTCAAGCACACTGACTTCCAAGTATCGAGGCGAGAGTGAAAAGTTGGTTCGATTGCTGTTCGAGATGGCTCGTTTTTATGCTCCTAGCACGATCTTCATCGACGAGATCGATTCGCTGTGTGCCTGTCGAGGTAGCGATTCTGAGCACGAAGCTAGTCGAAGGTTCAAGGCTGAATTACTCATTCAGATGGACGGTTTAAATGCTGCAAA tgatgaaaaaattatcatggtCCTGGCAGCTACCAATCATCCGTGGGACATTGACGAAGCGTTCCGCCGTCGGTTCGAGAAACGCGTCTACATAGGTCTTCCAAATGACAACACTCGAAAGGCTCTGCTGGAGCTGTGCCTCAAAGGCGTCAACATTTCGACGGACCTTCAAACGGAAACCATTGCCGATCAGCTTTGTGGCTACACAGGATCGGACATTGCCAATGTTTGCCG TGACGCCGCCATGATGGCCATGAGGCGACACATTAGTGGCCTATCCCCGTCGGAGATCAAAATGATTCGCCGCGAAGAGGTTGACCTTCCGGTGACCGCACAGGACTTCCAGGATGCGATGGCCAAGACGCGCAAATCGGTATCGGCCAACGATGTTGCCCGCTATGAAACCTGGATGGATGAATACGGCTCCTGCTAG